One stretch of Zingiber officinale cultivar Zhangliang chromosome 6B, Zo_v1.1, whole genome shotgun sequence DNA includes these proteins:
- the LOC121988660 gene encoding probable serine/threonine-protein kinase At1g54610, with translation MGCFLTKEASAAPTPSSLGSRRRGRDKERPSGAVVSELQSQAAPPGIDTVAVAEVDSHARKEDAKRPDGDRPTRRRRQRLDPRLSNPPGHVQGEQVAAGWPSWLSNVAGEAIKGWTPRRADTFEKIDKIGQGTYSNVYKARDMLTGKIVALKKVRFDNMEPESVKFMAREILILRQLDHVNVVKLEGLVTSRMTCSLYLVFEYMEHDLAGLAASPTIKFTEAQVKCYMRQLLSGLEHCHNNGVLHRDIKGSNLLIDNEGLLKIADFGLATFFDPSRKHPMTSRVVTLWYRAPELLLGATDYGVGIDLWSAGCILAELLAGKPIMPGRTEVEQLHKIFKLCGSPSEEYWKKSKLPHTTIFKPQQPYKRFIKETFKDFPPSSLPLIETLLAIDPIERLTATAALNSEFFNTPPYACEPSSLPKYPPSKEMDAKLRDEEARRLRAGGGKANVSGTKKMRTRERTTRAIPAPEANAELQVNIDRLRLITHANAKSKSEKFPPPHQDGALGYPSESSHPMDPAFEPLESSFSTVFPYQKSELAMWSGPLIDPASTGGPRRKKKSAATQMPANLKHLSSANATNET, from the exons ATGGGCTGCTTCCTCACCAAAGAGGCTTCCGCTGCCCCCACCCCATCCTCCCTCGGCAGCCGCCGCCGTGGCCGAGATAAGGAGCGACCTTCCGGCGCCGTCGTCTCCGAACTACAGTCCCAGGCGGCACCTCCAGGGATCGACACCGTCGCCGTTGCTGAGGTCGACTCCCATGCTCGGAAGGAGGACGCCAAGCGGCCGGATGGAGATCGCCCGACGCGGCGTAGGCGACAGAGGCTTGATCCCAGGCTGAGCAACCCACCTGGTCATGTTCAGGGGGAACAGGTGGCCGCCGGGTGGCCCTCCTGGCTCTCAAATGTTGCTGGGGAGGCCATTAAGGGCTGGACGCCCCGCCGTGCTGACACCTTCGAGAAGATCGACAAG ATTGGCCAAGGAACCTACAGCAATGTTTACAAGGCGAGGGACATGCTGACCGGAAAAATCGTCGCTTTGAAGAAAGTTAGGTTTGACAATATGGAGCCGGAAAGTGTGAAATTCATGGCGAGAGAAATCCTTATTTTGAGGCAGTTGGATCATGTCAATGTGGTGAAACTGGAAGGTTTAGTGACTTCCAGGATGACTTGCAGTTTGTATTTAGTATTCGAGTATATGGAGCATGATCTTGCTGGTCTTGCTGCGAGTCCCACTATCAAGTTTACTGAAGCTCAG GTTAAGTGTTATATGCGTCAGTTATTGTCAGGGTTGGAGCACTGTCATAATAATGGTGTGCTGCATCGGGATATTAAAGGTTCCAATCTCCTAATAGATAATGAAGGGTTGTTGAAGATTGCTGATTTTGGCTTGGCTACATTCTTCGATCCAAGCCGCAAGCATCCCATGACCAGCCGGGTAGTAACACTTTGGTATCGAGCACCGGAGCTTCTCTTGGGAGCCACTGACTATGGTGTGGGTATAGACCTCTGGAGTGCTGGCTGCATTTTGGCAGAGTTATTAGCTGGGAAACCTATCATGCCTGGGAGGACTGAG GTTGAGCAGCTGCACAAGATTTTCAAGCTTTGCGGATCCCCTTCCGAGGAGTATTGGAAGAAATCAAAGCTGCCACATACCACTATTTTTAAACCCCAACAACCATACAAACGCTTCATAAAGGAGACATTTAAAGACTTTCCACCATCTTCATTGCCACTGATTGAAACTCTTCTTGCAATTGATCCAATTGAACGTTTAACTGCAACAGCTGCTCTAAATAGTGAA TTCTTTAACACTCCACCATACGCATGTGAACCATCAAGCCTCCCGAAGTATCCACCAAGCAAGGAGATGGATGCTAAACTGAGAGATGAAGAAGCAAGAAG GTTGAGAGCTGGTGGTGGGAAAGCCAATGTTAGTGGAACAAAGAAGATGCGCACACGAGAGCGAACTACAAGGGCAATTCCTGCCCCTGAAGCTAATGCGGAACTTCAAGTTAACATTGAT AGACTGCGCCTGATTACTCATGCTAATGCAAAGAGTAAGAGCGAGAAGTTCCCACCACCTCACCAGGATGGAGCACTTGGTTATCCTTCTGAGTCATCTCATCCTATGGATCCTGCATTCGAACCGCTAGAGTCCTCGTTCAGCACAGTATTTCCCTATCAGAAAAGTGAATTGGCAATGTGGTCTGGCCCCTTGATTGATCCAGCTTCCACCGGTGGCCCAAGACGAAAGAAAAAATCTGCAGCGACTCAGATGCCTGCTAACTTAAAGCATCTTTCGAGTGCTAATGCTACCAACGAAACATAA